A single window of Nakaseomyces glabratus chromosome G, complete sequence DNA harbors:
- the XKS1 gene encoding xylulokinase (CAGL0G09339g~Ortholog(s) have xylulokinase activity, role in xylulose catabolic process and cytosol, nucleus localization) produces the protein MQGEGYYLGLDLSTQQLKCLAIDGDMQIKHTEVVDFDRDLPHYNTHKGVYSHGDVVECPVGMWLEAIDLVFEKYKGAGFDLSQVKAISGSCQQHGSVYWKTGAGDLLKHLNDANGNLVDQLYPDGFSRKTAPNWQDHSTGKQCTQIEKKAGGPEKLAEITGSRAHFRFTGPQIMKIAENEEDNYKNTETISLVSSFLTSILCAKLVPIEEADACGMNIYDIKAKRYDDSLLDVISGKFGKEDLLKKLSGSVTKCNSPQLMGNIANYFVSKYGFDSECAIYPFTGDNLATICSLPLEKNDILVSLGTSTTILMVTDQYHPSPNYHLFTHPAIANCYMAMICYCNGSLAREKVRDSLNENQSTSWTNFDEAVLDESLDTSGELAVYFPLGEIVPSVDAITKRVLYDPKNCEIVKYVDKFDNNRHDAKIIVESQALSARVRVAPLLSGTVDESNDEKSETMVHFDYDSMKFSEYSSKRPNRVYFVGGASKNDAIVKKFSEVLGAKNGNFRLETPNSCALGGCFKALWSDLWKKKKIDEKVTFDSFLNRYFPTDELEEIKVDDITKKWEAYKDKIIPLSKLEEELK, from the coding sequence ATGCAAGGCGAAGGTTATTACCTAGGGCTGGATTTATCTACGCAGCAATTGAAATGCCTTGCTATCGATGGTGATATGCAGATCAAGCACACCGAAGTTGTGGACTTTGACAGGGATCTTCCACATTACAACACGCATAAAGGTGTATATAGCCACGGTGATGTAGTTGAATGTCCCGTTGGAATGTGGTTAGAGGCCATCGACCTGGTGTTCGAGAAATATAAGGGTGCAGGTTTTGACCTGAGTCAGGTGAAGGCTATTAGTGGTTCTTGTCAACAGCATGGATCTGTGTATTGGAAAACCGGGGCTGGTGACTTATTAAAGCATCTTAATGATGCCAATGGAAACCTGGTGGACCAATTGTACCCGGATGGATTCTCTAGAAAGACTGCTCCAAACTGGCAGGACCACAGCACTGGTAAGCAATGTACGCAAATTGAGAAAAAAGCAGGTGGTCCTGAGAAACTTGCTGAAATAACCGGATCCAGAGCCCATTTTAGGTTTACTGGTCCtcagataatgaaaattgCTGAGAATGAGGAGGataattacaaaaataCGGAAACCATCTCTTTGGTCTCAAGTTTTTTGACCTCTATATTATGCGCTAAACTTGTTCCTATAGAAGAAGCGGATGCATGTGGAATGAATATTTATGATATAAAAGCCAAAAGATACGATGATTCTTTGTTGGATGTGATTTCAGGCAAATTTGGTAAGGAAGACCTACTAAAGAAGCTAAGTGGTTCTGTTACAAAATGTAACTCTCCACAATTGATGGGAAACATTGCCAATTATTTTGTATCCAAATATGGATTCGATAGCGAATGTGCCATTTATCCATTTACTGGTGATAATTTGGCAACTATTTGTTCTCTACCGCTAGAGAAGAATGATATCTTGGTGTCTTTAGGGACAAGCACTACTATTCTAATGGTTACTGACCAGTATCATCCCTCTCCTAATTATCATCTATTTACCCACCCAGCAATTGCCAATTGTTACATGGCAATGATATGCTATTGCAATGGATCTCTTGCTAGAGAGAAAGTAAGAGATAGTTTAAATGAAAATCAAAGTACTAGCTGGACTAACTTTGATGAGGCTGTTCTTGATGAAAGTCTTGATACATCTGGTGAGTTGGCTGTGTATTTCCCATTGGGTGAGATTGTTCCTAGTGTTGATGCAATCACTAAGAGGGTGTTGTATGACCCAAAGAATTGTGAAATTGTCAAGTACGTAGATAAATTCGACAATAATCGCCACGATGCTAAGATTATAGTGGAATCACAGGCTTTGAGTGCTAGGGTTAGAGTTGCTCCACTTTTAAGTGGAACTGTTGATGAatcaaatgatgaaaaatcGGAGACCATGGTTCATTTCGATTACGATAGTATGAAATTCTCTGAGTACTCGTCTAAGCGACCAAACCGAGTGTATTTTGTTGGTGGTGCATCAAAGAATGATGCCATTGTTAAGAAGTTTTCTGAAGTTCTAGGGGCTAAAAATGGTAATTTCAGACTTGAGACACCAAATTCTTGTGCTTTGGGAGGTTGTTTCAAAGCGTTGTGGTCGGATctatggaaaaaaaagaagatagATGAGAAGGTTACTTTTGATTCCTTTTTAAACCGCTATTTCCCCACTGATGaattagaagaaataaaggtAGATGATATCACAAAGAAATGGGAAGCTTACAAAGACAAGATTATACCATTGAGCaaattagaagaagagtTAAAGTAA
- the PDX1 gene encoding Pdx1p (CAGL0G09361g~Ortholog(s) have structural molecule activity, role in acetyl-CoA biosynthetic process from pyruvate, filamentous growth, single-species biofilm formation on inanimate substrate and mitochondrial pyruvate dehydrogenase complex localization), with translation MLSARVLLNRSQLLCKRQCLTGVSVGLSRCFSSTRMSLDVSPFLMPAMSPTMEKGGIVSWKFKENDSFNAGDVLLEVETDKAQIDVEAQDDGKLAKIIRGDGSKDVLVGDVIAFTADPEDDLSTLKIPEVTESMKQVSSGSGKEDQKPAKSEEPAPLQRKEGKNVSESKTAKSSGDVLTTADASQTLLPSVVMALADNGISKEDALANIKASGANGRILKGDVLAYAGKIQQDSVVKVAEYVNRNQKLDLSNIERIVLEVNSEEGGDGQAQAQAQAQAQGQGQDSGKTGKLAKPAQVEPIRIQEEILLEVRRGVDFTRFERAVREYIDDIYQYTHEQPLENTMSERYDSLFEDLVTVDPRSARFDVEYSLLETTDGSEDIFDLLGPGEVKEGKQVYSLEVSVTVNDKYDDAVEKADRFMECLRQLQFDV, from the coding sequence ATGTTGAGTGCAAGGGTTTTATTGAACAGGTCTCAATTGCTGTGTAAGAGGCAATGCCTCACTGGCGTTAGTGTTGGTCTTTCGAGGTGCTTTTCTAGTACTAGGATGTCGCTCGATGTGTCTCCATTCCTGATGCCAGCTATGTCGCCAACCATGGAGAAAGGTGGTATTGTCTCGTGGAAGTTCAAGGAGAATGACAGTTTCAATGCAGGTGATGTTCTGCTGGAAGTTGAGACGGATAAAGCGCAGATCGATGTCGAGGCGCAAGATGATGGTAAATTGGCAAAGATCATTCGAGGGGACGGCAGCAAAGATGTGCTTGTGGGCGATGTGATAGCGTTCACCGCTGATCCAGAAGACGACCTCTCCACTTTAAAGATACCTGAGGTCACTGAGTCTATGAAGCAGGTGTCATCTGGGAGCGGCAAGGAGGACCAGAAGCCAGCTAAGTCTGAGGAGCCAGCTCCTCTTCAGAGGAAAGAGGGCAAAAACGTAAGTGAGTCAAAGACAGCCAAGTCTTCTGGTGACGTGCTCACGACAGCCGATGCGTCTCAGACTCTGTTACCCTCGGTAGTAATGGCACTAGCTGACAATGGTATCAGCAAAGAAGATGCGTTGGCGAACATCAAAGCATCTGGGGCCAACGGTCGCATCTTGAAAGGTGATGTGCTAGCGTATGCTGGCAAGATTCAGCAGGACTCTGTGGTTAAAGTTGCGGAGTACGTTAACCGGAACCAGAAACTAGACCTGTCTAACATTGAGCGTATAGTGCTTGAGGTCAATTCAGAAGAGGGAGGCGATGGACAAGCACAAGCACAAGCACAAGCACAAGCACAAGGTCAAGGTCAAGATTCAGGCAAGACTGGCAAGCTTGCCAAGCCAGCTCAAGTTGAGCCTATTCGGATACAGGAGGAGATACTGTTGGAAGTGAGGAGAGGTGTTGACTTCACTAGGTTTGAGAGGGCTGTCCGTGAGTATATCGATGATATTTACCAGTACACGCACGAGCAACCGTTGGAGAACACTATGTCTGAGCGGTATGACAGTCTATTTGAGGATCTCGTTACCGTTGACCCCAGGTCTGCGCGGTTTGATGTTGAATACAGTCTTTTAGAGACCACTGATGGCTCAGAGGATATCTTTGACTTGTTGGGACCCGGTGAGGTTAAGGAGGGCAAGCAAGTGTACAGCTTAGAAGTGAGTGTTACGGTGAATGACAAGTACGACGACGCTGTTGAGAAGGCCGATCGGTTCATGGAGTGTCTGAGACAGTTACAGTTTGATGTATAG